The genomic DNA ACGCAGAACAAGTTTAGGATGGTAAGGACATAGAAGAGAGGCTCAGTGAATTGTTTTGCATTGCTCTGTAATACCAAAGACATTCTGAGTCCCACACCCAGTACATTTTTTGTACACCACTAAACCAGAGGAACTAGATCAATTTgagacaaataaaaaataaatatcccaAGTCAGTGGGACTGGATGGTACTCCCTCCAAGAGCACTGACAAGCTCTAATGTGAAAATGCAGAACTGCTGGCTAAGATTTGAAACTTATCATTACAGCCACCATATCAGAGGACTCATGGACTGTCAGCACAGCTCCCAGATACAGAAATGGTTCTGTGAAGAGCTGGGGAAATACAGACCAGCGAGTCTGACCTTGATCTCTGAGAGGATAACAGAGTCTGTAATAAAGCAAATGGATAAAACAACCCCTGTAAATAGTAAATCCTCCCTCACTGCCCTGCTGTAACTCTGAGGTTATCATTAAGTGCACGGATAAAGTGAAGCCAGGGGATTTCATATTTTCAAACAGCATCTGACAAGATGCCATAGTGGAGCTTGTTAGTGAAACTAAATTGCTACAGGATTGCTGGAAAGGTCTTTCTGAGACCTTTCAAAACTGAAGCTTGCTAAAGAATAGGAAGCGAAGTGTAAAGTCTAACAGTCTTCAGACAATAGAAAAGTGATCAGTCACATTAAACGACTGCAGGTCAAAAATACCTAGAGGGAACAGGCAGGGTGCACCTTTTAACATCTCTAATCCGATCACTGCAAACTTGAGTGCATATGCTCATATTAACGCATCTACTATCACTGAGACAAAGACTTGGCTCAATGCACCATCAAGATGCATCCTGCAAGTGTTCTTCAGTGACACAGCTGACTTTACTTAGGCAAAAGGGGTGAAGGCAGACTAATTTCCATTCAcgattttctttttctgccaggaATCTACTGCTCTTGAAGAAATTCATCCTCTAAGAGAACAAGGACTGGATCTGTTAAACTTTCAAGACTGTGGCAAAGCCTACATGTAAAATATCTTGAAAGAAAAGGACGGTGTGCTAAAATAAGAGTAGAAATGTCTCTGCACCAtcccactggaacaggttaccatGCCAGACATACACGTGATTCCCACGATGCAGAACCTGCATCGGGAATTTGTGGATAAAAAGGCatagtgaaagaaaagaaaaaaacagcatcTGTTACTTATCACGTGCACCTGCCATCGACTTTCTGGTGTACGTTAACTAACACAGAAGTACATGCCTTTTTATGTTTCTCAAGCAAAAACATTAAAATTTTGAAGCCAGCAAGCCCTCCATTTTTCCTATCAGGATGGCACCTCACTTACTGAGGGGCCCTTTTCCAGCAGCCTTTGCTTTCATCTCCTCAAGTTTCTTTTGCTCCTCCTTCTGCTTTTGTTTAAATGCCAGATCTGTCTAAAGAAAAGAACAACAGTGTTTGTTAACGTCTCCTCCCCCAAAAATTCAAAAACAACTGACAAGCAATGAGAAACAAATGTAACGTTCTAAGAGCAATAACAACCTGACTGAACTGATGCAAGATGGCTGAATACTATGAAATGGGCAAAACCTTGCAGAACCATGAAAGATTTTTTGCTGTACCAGAACACAACTAAACTTTTAACTTTGCATATTTCATCTTTCTGAAATTAAACAAGTATCATTTCCTATGGCATAATCTCATTCTGCTCTCTGAATGCCTGATGTTTGCACTAAAACTACTAACTAAAATGCCACCACTGTCACTGGGAGCCAAGCACACAAGTGCTGTCTAATCATAAAGGTGGCTTTTACctaaaaaaaagcattaattaaaaaaaaaaaaatccttacacaTATATGTCAATATTTTTGCCAGGTTTAATACATTTGTATCAGTTCCAAGAAATCCAATGAGAAGTAGTTTTTCCCCAGTACTCAGGATTTTGGGATAACTAATCTGAGGACCCTGACAACTGAGATTCTATAGATTATTCACCAGTCCAGTCCATGGCTCAACTACCTTTATAATTGGAAAGTTTTCTTCTTCGTTAAGTTACAGCTCTCCTTGTGGCAATGTAAGCTTCTTATTTCTCCTGCCTACCCCTCACAGAATAGAATATTATGTTTATCTCTCCAGGTTTTccacttttttatttgtttgatttgttttgttacattttgggtttttttctgtagacTAATGTGTCTTTCTAGTAAATCAATCCCTCCCATTGATCcacttcagtgtttttttttttcttgcaatgtGTTGCCCCAAAGTGCTTGCACTATTGCAATACTGGAAGGAAAATATATATGATGACACCATGTTTGACATCCACGATTTCATTTATACATCTTTTATCATTTTCTTTTGCAATACCTGATTTTCCAGGTTGATGTTCAGTGTATGATCTACATCTCAAATTCTATCAGGTGGACCTAGAGTTTAGCCAGCCATTCTCCTTGTATAAGTTAATTATTCTTACTAAAGAAAGGGACTTAGTATACATGCTTAATTAAATTAGCGCATTTTTTAAACTTCTGATTTAGTAAGATTAGTTTGGCCTCTGACAGTCTGTGGCCCCTCCAAATTTTCTGGTTTTTACCAAGAGCATAAGCCACACTGTCAGTCAGTTAGCCAGCCGAGGCACTAACCAAAATAATACTTAAACTCCAATCAAATACAACACTTTGCAAAACGCCACTCGGTGTGTCTGTGCCGTCAAGACACCAAATTGTCAGTAACTGCTGCCAGAGCGTGGGATCCCAGAAAGTCGCACGTTCCCCTTCAGCTCCTTTTGCTGTCCCATTCTTGACTTGTGGTCCCATTCCTGCCTTCCATTTGGGAACGTGACCTGCGCCAGCAGCAAGAACCTGCACCAGCTGCTCTTCTCCACACACTGAGCTCTGCCCTGCTACAGAACACAACTGCCTTTGTTGCGCACACCTTTACTCAAATCCATGCTGGCTATTCATTCTTACACTATTATAACTTCGATCCTTGCAAGCACTCAACTGGTTCTACCATTTCTTATTTAGacagctatgattttttttttcctttttcaaagagTCATCATATTCATCTTTTTCCAGCCACTGATGCCTCATCCATCCTCCACAATCCTCAGAAATAATAACTTACACCCATACTCCAACCCTTACATTTAACTGTCTCTAACGTGACATTCACTGTTATCTGATTTAACTACTCGATAATCCCCGGGTTTTGTATCCTGTTCCAGGCTCTTGTGACGGTGTTAACTTGCCAGGACTCCAGATCCCAGCCGCTGCTTAGGGAGGACACTCCGGCCTCCTCCGCCCGCCGGCACCGCCGCGATCACCGGGATCACCCGGGGCGGGAAACCGGGGCGGCGACGGCAGCGCATCAGCCCTTGGTCCCTTACAGTGAGTGTTACCGTCAGAACGACGCCCGGTACAACGTGCTGTTTAACAGACAGTGTATCGCTACAGAAAGCGGCCCAGGCCAGAGCCCAGCGGTGCCCGCCCGCCGCCTTACCTCGTCCAGGTCCTTCGTCTGCTTCTTCGGCTGTTTCAGCGGCTTCTTCTTGCCGCCTGCAAAGACAGAGGAGACAGTGAGGCCCGAGAAGGAGTGCGGGACCGGAGGCCCCGGGCCCGGCCTTACCCTCTCGGCCCGACATGGTGCCCGCTCCGCCGCGTCGCCCCACGCCCGCGCGCGCAGGGGACGCCGCTTCCGCCCTGGCCCCGCGCGGCCGCCGTAGCGCTTCCGCCGCCGCTTCCGCCTGAGGCACCGGGCTGGGCCCCGGGCAGGTCGGCAGTGCCGGCGGCGCTGGGTGGCGggtgcggcggggccggcggctcgGGGCGGGCTGCCCGGGGCGAGGAGCGGCTTCGCTTGGCTCGGCTCAGCGCTCCGGGCGGGCGCGGCGTAGGCGAGAGCTGGCGGTGGAGCCCCTGCGGCGGCCGCTCCGTCCCGCGGGTCGCCCTCTGTGTCTGAGGTGAGGCCGGTGCTTGCGGCCGGGCCGGTGCTGTCTCTGAGGGGCGGTGACCGTCCGGCTGCGCTGTCTGTAGGGACCGGGAGTGCAGGCTCGTAGCTCTGCGTGCGGTGGAAGGGCCTCCCCGGCTGGGAAGGGCTCAGTCGTCTGTAAAAATCagaggttttttcccctcaagtgtGAGAAGTTGAATTGTAAGCGTGTGATGGTTTATTGGAAATTCTGTTTTTATGTTTTGGCCGTGACAAAAGAAATTGCTATGAAATAAGATTGTTATTAATCTTATTTGTGTGTCTAGTGTCGAATGTGTGTAGCAACTGCGGTCTCAACGTTTTGACAGAACATGTCAATGTCTACAGGCAGAGGAATCTAATTTTCTTACAAGGGAAGCAGGAGAGAGCCAAAGCATTTTATCTTGATGAAGTTTTTGTGACTGTCTTAGGTCCTGTTGGCTCAGACTGAGATTACTTTCTTTGCAGTCTGTTTGCAACTGTCTATATAGAAATTATTCTAAAAAtctcatatttttccttttactgtGTTGTCTCCATAGCCTGAGTATTTGATAAAGCTCTTCATGTAGtagtgaaattaaaattaaaacaggGAAATCTTGCAGTGTAGAATGGACAGAAGTGAGCTGAGGTTTTAGTACATGGCCTGTGACACAGAATATGTTTTGTAACAGCAAAACGTATGAGTGATGTTGGAAGGAGACAATTTGCTTCCTTTCCAGTTACATTTTGATCTACCGTATTATTATGCATATGAACTGACTGGTAAGATTTGCACAGTGCTCTTTGGTGTTATTACAGTTCGTTAGAATATACATAACAGGGAATGAAGCTGTGGCATTCAGAATCAGTAACCAGCTAAAAGCTGATAAAAACGTGTTCCAGTAGGAAGAATCCTCTCCTGTGGAAATACCCAGATTTTCACATAAGTGATGTCATTAGCCACCTAAAATTATAATGGAAGactgttttcaaataattttttaaaactgtgCAGCAACTATCAAACCTTTTCAATAACCCATGTTTCTATATTACTTTAGTGAAAACCTAATATAGTGATACTGAAACTTCATATAAAACCTTATTTGAAAGTTTTCCTGTTTACAGTTTTCAGAAGAATGCACTCACTTTGGAACTAAGATCTTATTTACAAATCAACAGACAAAAAACATAACCAGCAGTCTGCTTTTGCAGTGTAAGCAAGAATTTTAGGCTAATTTTAAAATGCAGCCCTAACTGTGCATTCACTACCTGATATTTTTCTGATCTTGTTGCTCTTCCTTATGTTTTACATTGTCTTCAGTTCAACATTTCGGtgctttctctctgtcctttatgTCTCTGCATTCTTCAACACTTAGACTTTGTGTATCTGTGGAGTGTAAGATAAAGGGAATGATCAAACCCCATTTCTTATTgagacttttttcccctctctgtctttttcccttttctgttcttttgcaGAATTATTGGTGCCTGTGACATGGTGCAAAATCTCACACGGCAATCGCTTCTGTGCCGAAGCATTAAATTACTCTGAAGCTGCTCCTTCTGGTATTGGATCCACACATGATCACTATTGATGCAGTGAGAGAATTAGTAATCAAGAAGCATGGTGGAAGTACTTACTAACAGCAGAAATGCAGGAATCTGTGGCAGAACTGCCCCTTGTTGAAAATTGTGCAAGTTCTCTAGGTAAGCAGTGGTGTAAAACTAGcgatggtttttatttgtttcggTACATGTGTAGTTTGAAGAGGTATTAATGAGCCGTACTTCAATAATTGTTCTTCTTCATCCTTGTAGCGCTTTTATTCAGTGATTAAATTCAAGACATGGGGCCAATGAAATACAAGTCAAGTGTGTCCTCGGTGTCGTGTGGTCTGCAATATCACCATTCGCTGATAAAGTGGAGTCCAAAAATTAATTTACACATAGTACGGACTTACTGCTCATCAGCACCTAAGAGGCCTGAAGCCAGGTCTGCAATAGAAGTGACCATGGGTCTTCTGAATCGGCTGACAGAAGCTGGGACCGTTTTGGGAAAAAACTCCCTTCAAAAGGTGTCTGCAACGTGCAAGAGTTGGTGGGACAGATATGAAGAGTTTGTTGGAATTAACGAAGTTCGGGAGGCCCAGGGAAAAGTGACAGAGGTAAACATGGAGATAATGTGGAAATTTAGAAATTCTGTTTTGAGCTATATGAAGTATAAACACTGTGAGGCAAAAAAAGCCCAAGAACTCTAAGGAGTTGTGTCTTTTTACCGTGCAGATGCTATGAGTGTTCTAGTCTATGCATGTTAGTAAATATAGCTTATACTTTAGATTGAAATGGAGTGTCCTTTcttctgttgttggttttgtttggttttgggtttttttccctaaaaattcTTATAATTAGTGATTTAGAACTGTCTGGGAAAACGTCTCTAAAATAAATACTCTTTTTGTCTCAGGCTGAAAATGTCTTTATGATAGCTCGGGGAATAGTGCGAGAGGCTCGTGAAAACGTAGAAGCCCAGCAAATGAAACTGAAGGAAATTCGGGACCGGCTGGACAGGGTCTCTCGGGACGACAGCCAGTATTTAGAACTGGCTACTCTGGAACACAGGCTGCTGCAGGTACTTTGTTGGTACTTGAACAAATACGATGAAAATCTCTGTGCTTTGCTTCCATCACTAGTGACTGTTTTTGCGGGTGCAGTTCAGTTCTGAAGTTTTTCTGATGATGCTTGTCATAGATTGTTTGATCTACTATGCAAATCAAATATGTTAATGCTAAAATAGGACGGTGAATTTGGGGAAGAAAGCTGAAGATAGTGAGCCTGGAAAGTAGAGTGGTGGCTTGTCAACAAAAAGCTGGGATTCAATGAATTAACCTCCTCTGTGATGGCAGAACCTCCTCTCTGGTTGTCAATCTGTGAAGACTCTCTCAGCTGCCTCCTATGTGGCTGCAGCACCCAGGCAATTTATTAAAGCTTTTGTCAGAAAGCAGCAAGAGTGAGGCTGCTGTGGGGGGTGGAGAAAAAGCAAGAAGATGAGGCTGGGACAGTACCCTCAGCAACAGGACACCTCAGCTGGATGAGCCAAGCTGGGCTGGTGGCACAAACATGTTTATTAACAGCCCATCAATTGGAGATAAACCCAAGGTAGGAAATCCAGATGAAACAGCAGGAACAGCAGGGAAGAGGCCTGGAAGCAGATACACCTGTGGTAAAGCCCATGCGAGGAGTGGGTACCTGTGCCTGAGCTTAAACTGAACTCCTGGATCAGTGGGTGGAACATCAGGAAAGAACTAGGGAGCTGTAGTTGTCTAAATAAGGGATCAGGTCTGTGTGGATGAGACTTGAAGAAGAAAAGAGCTCTGTACAACTATGAAGAAAGATAGAACTCAAGTCCCTGCTGTCCATAAGGTGGTGGTGCCATCTCACAAAAGAAATATAGGCTCAGAAAAATGAGAATATTTCTGGGAGATGCAGCGAGCTGCTGGACAggttcaccaccaccaccaaaagcaGTGATTCCTTTGCTAAACCAGTGGAATTGTACTGCGGGAAAACAACTGGATAACTTTCCGCTATTTTTCTGCGATAAAATGGTTTACAACAGGAGCTGCCCTGCTGAAACCAGtgagaagggagaaagggaagacgTTTATCTGTGAGCAGGCTAAGGAAGAGAAGGCAGAGGAATAAGAAGTGTCTACGTTCATGCAATGAACATGTCAGAGACATCCTTTCCAGTCCTATTTTCAGTTCCCATTTAAGGGGTTTAGGACTGAAAGGAAGAATTGTGGTAAATGCAGCATTTGGAGAAGGAAGCAGTGCCTGAAAAATGAATGTAATGGGGAGAGAAAGAGTTTCCCCACTCATACTCTTTTTCTGTCATCAGCATGTGACAGATTCTTGTGTAGAGGATCATCTGTAATTCTCAGTgaccttttccttttctcagttTTCACTTAAAATGATGTCTCATTGACTTAAGTAGGAAAATTTCGGAAACAGCACTAATGGATGCTCttcatttcctttcctttatCTGCACTGGGGTTTTGGGggattcttttatttatttttttagtgtaGAATGTATAGCTTTGTATTATACCTCGTATTGTACCTTCTGCTTCAAATCGCTGTGTTTCTTGCAGGAAGAGAAGAGGTACCGAGCTGCCTATTTAAATGCAGAAGAATCTGAGAGAGAAAAATTCTCTCTGTTCTCTGCAGCTGTAAGGGAAAGCCATGAGAAAGAGCGAACAAGAGCTGAAAAAACGAAGAACTGGTCTATTATTGGTTCTGTACTGGGAGCCATTATAGGTGTTCTTGGTTCCACCTACATTAACCGAGTAAGGCTGCAAGAATTGAAAGTCTTGGTGCTTGAAGCGCAGAAGGGCCCAATAAATCTGCAAGAAGCCATCAAAGAACAGGCCTTCAGTCATTCCTTACAGCAGAAGGATCTCAGTGACATCATAGCAGACCTGAAAACTGTGCTGCAAACAAGGACATCACAGGAAATAAAAGAAGGTGCTTTGGTAACTAGAAAAGACAGGAATGACTCCGTAAATATAGATGCTCTTCTAATTCCTTTAAACGAACAGCTAAACTACACTAAACAAGTCAGTTCATGTCTAGGGAGTttgcagcagcagtttaacagtcTGCAGGAGAGTCTGGCGCAAATGACTTTGGAGATGCAGAATGTTAAACTTGCGGTTCATTCCAGACCTACAGAAAGAGCGATGCCGAGGTCTGCAGTGGAGGGTAAGGGCCAGGTTTCTGCCATCAGAGATGTGATTTTAGAGTTGTGTGATACCGAGCGGAGACTGGAAACACAAATCAAGAGAAATTCTATTTACAGCACGGCAGTGACTTGTGCTATGTTTGCTGTTACTCTGCCAGTGCTCTATATTATACTTAGAGGGAACTGATCTCTAATTAATTGCCACAGTTTACTCGATCAATAAAAGTAAACTTGCACTCTAAGTACTTAGAGTACAAGTCTGACTAAAGTTGCTTTagcatttcttgttttgctttcttctgtatATTCAGAGAACTTGTAAAGACTTAATCCAGCCACTGCTGCAGGCTCCACGCGAACAGTCTTTGTCATGCCTTGTGGTTTGAACTTCTCAAGCAAAGGAAATTCCACAGTTTCATCTGATGATTTCATTCACTGCTTCACTCTTTTACTATCCAGTCTTCTATATCATGCCAATCAGTGACTCTCACTCTGGAGCTGTATTTGTGATTTTCTGTTCAAGTGATTCTGTTAATCTGTCATTGATCTAAATGCTTCATTTTACCAAGGCAGAAATATTTGCcctgaattttttgttttgtttcttttttttttccttttttaaaattctaGCTCCCATGCAATGACTTGCAGTATGACAAATAACAGGGGCCATGCAAATAGGAAGGCTTGAAGTTACCATGATACAATGTGACTGTACATCCAGATGatgcatttaaaatacatttaagttACATGCGGTAACATTTTCCTAGGATGGTTTATCATGAGGTATCCAAAAGCATTTCTGGAGCTTGAGCTATTTGATAGTTCCATGACCTGAAAGGCTTGCAGGCGGGGAAAAAGGGTTCAGATACAGAAATGTGTTAAGTATGATGATGTTTATTATGCAGATGCAAGACAATTGTCCTTTCTCTACAGACTTCCCTAGGTATTTTGTGGGTTTAGTAATAATTTATGGAGCAATCACTTTCTTATCCTTGCTAGCATCTCATTAGAACTTTCtctggttttattctttttccaaTTTTGTCCTGTCTGGAAATGGAAATGCTGGTCTACAACAGGTGCTTTTAAGCCAGTATGTTAATGGTAATAGGGTTATTCAAACTACTCCAAAATAATATTTGGAAAAAAGTGAGAGGTCCAGCTGCCTGTTTTTCGTAGAAGGGATGGAGAGTATCTGGTTGTGGAAAAACGCCATATGTCAGTATCTGTGTGCTGCCCAACACAAAGTTGTTGGTATCTCTGTAATATGAAGTAGTTTTCTCTTCAGAATGACTAAGTTGTGTTTAGCGTACAGTCTGATAAGTGggggtttttggtgtgttttggatTTTTCCCCCATCGGCTCTTTCTAGTTTCTTCTGCCCAGTAGCCATGTTAAAAGAGCTTGAGGTTCTGATTGTAAGCTCCTAAGACCGGAACATCTTTGGGACAGGGACGTTTGCACTGACTTCATTTGGTATCGTTAGGTGCTATAATAACACAGCTGAATAAACAAACAATCTTAGGAAAGATCTGTGATGATTCACTGCTTGTAAAAGAGAGGAAGTATGCAAAATGGTTTGGGGAAGGACCACTGCTGATTTATACATTGATAAAAATAGAGTTTGTAGTATGAAGCGAATAACAAGCATCTGTCAGGGAAGCTGTTTGATGTGATGCCTTGAGAACTGTGACAACAATTCCCATAGCCTGGCTGTATCAAGAAGTGTACAcataaaacaatacaaaacaaatcCGTAATATTTCACTTTCTCATTTCCCAAATATTTTTACAGGTTATACTTCTTGAAGGAGCTTGATGAAAATCAGAGACAAGTGTGTAATTAAAGGGGAAGGGATAATACAAGGGTTCTATTTGTAATTTGGCAACACTAGTCACTAAGAATTTTGTACTGTttagttttttgtgggtttgtttggattgtttttgtttggttgggtttttttgttgtttttttcttttcctttccccttcaatTTAACTACACAAAGTTAGGCTGCCTTATTACATAATTAGCTGAATTTTAGATACTCAGCATTGCTGAAAATTGTGGATTGTATATACATGAGCATGGTTTTAAAATGCTGCATGTTAGGCAGCTAAACTTCAAAGTTGGGGCAACTCTCACTGAATTGTACTTGGTGGCATCAAAAATGAGTAGAGGTCCAAGGCTAAGCTTGTATACAATAAAGAAGAGAATAAAAAGCCCAGGAGTTGTTTATTGTCCTGAAGAGATCTGCTTTTTACCCGTTTAAAGAATGTTTGATGGCAGGTAGCTGTAACATTACCTAGAGCTATAGGAAGAAATCAGTCGATGGGAACAGTAGCAAACAGATCTGTGATAAATGAGTTTGAAATACGTGAcctgaaatttgagaagagcTGGATGGATGGTGTGATGTGTTTGAAGATGAGAATAACTGGATCTCAGCCTGTGGAGGGAGTTTGGAAGATTCAGGAATAGCTTCTGTGTGTAGAGCTGGCAGAACTCACAAGTGATTACTGAGGTACTCTTATTTCTGCTCTTCCGTGAAATCCTCGTGTGTGAAGTGACAGCACAATAAtttcaattaggaaaaaaaaaaaaagacataattaATTATCTATATAATAATTAGGAGGGGAGATTTGTGTATTCCCTCAATTCTGGGTTAATCATCACTCCATTGTGGGAACGATCTAAGTGTGTAGTTTGGCGCGGTGCCGCACGTGTACCCCAAAGCCAGAAGGCgcggctgcagcaggagcagctgtacCTTCCGCGAGCTGAAGGTGATATCCAGGAAGACACTAAAACACCGACTATACACATAATCTGTTCAGTACTTCATGTTAAATCTTTGTTATGGTAACACAGGTGGCAAATACACATAtttgaacaaaaccagcacaactgTACAGATGTGTTTGCTCACAGTAGTTCAGGTAGCTTTGCAGTACTGACAGTGATTTACACCAAGCACATGTTTCCTGATGATTCAGCCATGGTTAAATGAATAGGTAACTGCCTGTGGTCTTCTGGGCTATTctaggtttttttgggggggtggttgttgttgttgttatgtttttttaaaaggttatATGTTGCGTACCTATGAATTATTAATGAAGTTTATAATAATTAGTtgaattttgcttttgaaatgaggtCTCCCAGCTGAAGCTTTCCTCAACAAGAAAATTCTGCCTGCTAAAGCCTTTCGAGACTTCAGTTCTTGCTCTTTCTGTGAGCAAAGCCCACTCTGGGCAGGATGGCTCAGCCAGGCCTGTGTCCCAAACACTCGTCAGGCAGGAGGGACGGTGGCTGCGATAGTTTGTACAGGTCTAGTGAGGCCAGGGACTGACCTAGGCATTGTGTATCAGTGCTGGGATCGATTGAAGCTAATTCCACTATCAATCAAGACATGGAATATAAGTTAAAGAGGGAACATAGTAATAGCAACAGGAAGCCTTTTGACAGGCATTAACTATAGAAAAAGGGGTGGCAGTGGCCTGAGCTTGGCCCGTGTTGAGTTATTTTGAGTTCTTACTGCTCCATGAGAAACCACGAGTAACTCAAAAGCAAACAGCCTGGCGGCCGTGGAAATAACTCCTAATGCGGTCACCGCAGACTTCTAACAGTAGGGGTATTCAAGAGCAAAGTTGCCATTCCTTCCACTCATGAAAGAAGTAGCAAATATTACTTATGAATACAGGACAAAACCA from Patagioenas fasciata isolate bPatFas1 chromosome 10, bPatFas1.hap1, whole genome shotgun sequence includes the following:
- the CCDC51 gene encoding mitochondrial potassium channel produces the protein MGPMKYKSSVSSVSCGLQYHHSLIKWSPKINLHIVRTYCSSAPKRPEARSAIEVTMGLLNRLTEAGTVLGKNSLQKVSATCKSWWDRYEEFVGINEVREAQGKVTEAENVFMIARGIVREARENVEAQQMKLKEIRDRLDRVSRDDSQYLELATLEHRLLQEEKRYRAAYLNAEESEREKFSLFSAAVRESHEKERTRAEKTKNWSIIGSVLGAIIGVLGSTYINRVRLQELKVLVLEAQKGPINLQEAIKEQAFSHSLQQKDLSDIIADLKTVLQTRTSQEIKEGALVTRKDRNDSVNIDALLIPLNEQLNYTKQVSSCLGSLQQQFNSLQESLAQMTLEMQNVKLAVHSRPTERAMPRSAVEGKGQVSAIRDVILELCDTERRLETQIKRNSIYSTAVTCAMFAVTLPVLYIILRGN